The Candidatus Dependentiae bacterium genomic interval CAAAGTAGCTTAATGCACTTATAAACCCAAAAAAGGGACTTAAAGAAAGTCCAAAATGGTAAAAAGTTCCTACCCCATGATGGTATTTAAGCAGTTGTGCTATCGCCAGAATGAGGGGCAGTAAAAGTATACCAACGAGCAAGTAGACACCAGCACCAAGAGCTCCTGCTTGTCCCGTAAGCAAAGCAGTGTTTATAAATATACCTGAGCCAAGCATAATATTAATATTAATTAAAATGGCGGTTAACAACGAAATTTTGGGTGACTCTGTCATAGTATGCTTTCTAAAAGTGGTAGTTAAGTAATTACTTAAAAAACATACTCAAATTCAGCAAATTAGCAAGTCTAGCAAAAAGGAGGTATGCACATCATACCCCCTTTTTGGTTAAAAGTTAGACGTTATCTTTTTATTTTAAGTGCTCTAGCTTGTTGAAATACTTGTGCTGTACGTACTGATCTTACTTGATCTACGGTACAGTTACAGTATTTATTAAGTATCGCTTGTGCTAGGCTTCCAAGTCTTTTGTTTGTTTTTGGGCACACAGCATTGGCAACAACAACTTCTGCAGTAGCAGTTGTTGGTTCTGGTTGCTCGGTACTTGCTATAGTTACCGTATTGGTTAGCACAGTACCATTAGATAGTCCAGCATTAACACGCACAGTAAGCGTAAGTATTTCTGTTTGATTTGGAGCTAAGGTTGCAATTGTACAAGATACAGCTCCTGTTTGCTGAGGACTTGTTGTAGAGCACAAAAGCGCCTGAGAACTTTCTAATGACACAAAGGTAGTACCTGCAGGTAATTGATCAGTTATTGCAACTTGATGCAGATCGCTACCACCTGTATTGCTTAACCTAATAGTATACACTACCGTATCGCCTGAAGCTGCTTGAGTTTTATGAGCAGTTGTACTTACTGTTAATGCTCCAGGAGCAGCTTCAATTATAGGTGTAGTAATTTGGTAGGTATTATTACTTGGGTTATTATCGATATTAGGGCCGCCAACGCTTATGGTATTGATTACTAGAGGAAAAGCCTCCTGATTTACCATTACTCTAAAGCTAAACACTGAAGAAGTGCCAGCTACTAGTGTAGTATCAGTAGTAAACGTAATCCTTTGGCCTGATGCTGCTGCTTGAGACCATCGGGCATTAGTTATATTTACTAATGAACCAGGCACAAAGGTTAAACCTAAAGGCAAAGTTTCTATTACTGTAGCAGCAGGTGTTGAGCCACTACGAGCTGAATCAGCAGGGCCATTGTTAGCTACCGTAACGATGTATGTAGCTTCTTGGCCTACAATAAACGTTGCTGGTGTTGCTACTTGGCTTATAGCTAAATCTGATACTAAAGCAGAGGGAGGAATTACAATAGTACTCGCTTGCGCGCTTGTAGGAGTTCCTGTATTTGTTGTGCTCGTAGTTATCGTGCCGTTGTTAACTATAGTTGTCTCTTGCGTAACAAGAGGAGCACTGGCTACAATAGTTAGCTGTTTGCTTGTGTTAGCATTCAGCGTATTAATTGTCCACATTACAGTAGTGCCCGAGAGCGTAGCAGAAGTACTTGCAGCAGGCATCAACTGTACGTTGGTAAGCCCAGCAGGTAGTATATCTGTTACTGATACATTTTGAGCATTATCAGGTCCATTATTCGTTACTATTACTGAGTATACAATTGGTTGTCCAGCAGTTACTGCAGCAGGACCAGTTTTTGCAATACTTACGCTCGCTACAGGATTAACCTGTGTTACAGCTATACTGGTATTATTAGCAGGTATAGTATCAATAGCATCTGAGGTAGCT includes:
- a CDS encoding DUF11 domain-containing protein; this translates as ATADKTSSAIVTPQAPVLNITKTASSNFIAGQQGTYTIKVTNQGTAAVSGFVVTDTLPANITFVSAAGTGWTVVPFGTNTGFTATYNDSLNGGGAITPDLVITVDIASSIAPNTLTTNTAVVSTSTSTPVTTITSQADLSIAKTANRDQLNVGDSLTYTLVLTNNGPSDATNTRVNDTLPTGFVPTSSVVPAGQSVSVTGNLLTWTIGRLVQGSATTLLFSGAAPDVATNGPVSITNTAIATSDAIDTIPANNTSIAVTQVNPVASVSIAKTGPAAVTAGQPIVYSVIVTNNGPDNAQNVSVTDILPAGLTNVQLMPAASTSATLSGTTVMWTINTLNANTSKQLTIVASAPLVTQETTIVNNGTITTSTTNTGTPTSAQASTIVIPPSALVSDLAISQVATPATFIVGQEATYIVTVANNGPADSARSGSTPAATVIETLPLGLTFVPGSLVNITNARWSQAAASGQRITFTTDTTLVAGTSSVFSFRVMVNQEAFPLVINTISVGGPNIDNNPSNNTYQITTPIIEAAPGALTVSTTAHKTQAASGDTVVYTIRLSNTGGSDLHQVAITDQLPAGTTFVSLESSQALLCSTTSPQQTGAVSCTIATLAPNQTEILTLTVRVNAGLSNGTVLTNTVTIASTEQPEPTTATAEVVVANAVCPKTNKRLGSLAQAILNKYCNCTVDQVRSVRTAQVFQQARALKIKR